A single genomic interval of Dyella sp. GSA-30 harbors:
- a CDS encoding NAD(P)H-dependent oxidoreductase has protein sequence MNILHIDCSPRPESHSRQLSAAIVGKILEAAPGANITRRDFASAPLPHASPDYATTLSSPATLASPLKGALELSEMLIQEVEAADVIVIGTPMNNLTVPSVLKAWIDQILRAGRTFMSTPAGKVGMLKDRPVFVGIASGGVFSGDRANQPDFLTPYLAVVLASIGLKTLQFLSVQATAFLDTDQAVLARDKALATMNFSGVGYASMIRETHERVEEHLP, from the coding sequence ATGAATATCCTCCACATTGACTGCAGTCCACGTCCGGAATCGCACAGTCGCCAGCTTTCAGCGGCGATTGTCGGAAAGATTCTTGAGGCTGCACCCGGCGCGAATATCACGCGGCGAGACTTTGCCTCAGCTCCGCTGCCGCACGCTTCGCCCGACTACGCGACGACCTTGTCGTCGCCAGCTACCTTGGCGTCCCCGTTGAAGGGCGCGCTGGAGCTTTCCGAGATGCTTATCCAGGAAGTCGAGGCGGCCGATGTGATTGTCATTGGAACGCCCATGAACAACCTCACCGTTCCGTCGGTCCTCAAGGCGTGGATCGACCAGATCCTTCGCGCCGGTCGCACATTCATGTCGACGCCCGCCGGGAAGGTAGGAATGCTCAAGGATCGCCCCGTGTTTGTCGGCATCGCTTCCGGCGGTGTGTTTAGCGGTGATCGGGCTAATCAGCCCGATTTTCTCACGCCCTACCTGGCAGTCGTACTCGCAAGCATCGGGCTGAAGACCCTGCAATTTCTTTCCGTGCAGGCCACTGCATTTCTCGACACGGACCAGGCGGTCCTGGCAAGGGACAAAGCACTCGCGACGATGAACTTCAGCGGCGTGGGATATGCCTCCATGATCCGCGAAACGCACGAGCGAGTTGAAGAGCATCTGCCCTAA
- a CDS encoding nitroreductase family protein, with amino-acid sequence MTNAVIECILSRSAAKYYDPTAALSDDQIRDLVRIGTSAPTSFHLQNWRFIAVRTPEAKARLSPIAWNQPAITDAAVTFIVCGQLADSSVIPDRLAPLVAAGVMPEKMVPEWEIPARDLYMAYPQRQRDEAVRTGTFGAAAMIYAARSLGLGSTPMIGFDAEAVHQQFGLSSDEVPIMLLSIGPERPGNWAQKPRRPVDDVLDFI; translated from the coding sequence ATGACCAACGCCGTCATCGAATGCATCCTGAGCCGCAGTGCTGCGAAGTATTACGATCCTACCGCCGCGTTGAGCGACGACCAGATCCGTGATCTGGTGCGAATCGGCACCAGTGCGCCGACATCCTTCCACTTGCAGAACTGGCGCTTTATCGCCGTGCGTACCCCGGAAGCCAAGGCGCGACTGAGTCCGATCGCCTGGAACCAGCCGGCGATCACCGACGCGGCTGTCACCTTCATTGTCTGCGGTCAGTTAGCCGATTCCAGTGTCATACCGGATCGCCTGGCGCCGTTGGTGGCAGCGGGTGTGATGCCGGAAAAGATGGTGCCGGAATGGGAAATACCCGCGCGTGATCTATACATGGCCTACCCGCAGCGCCAGCGGGACGAAGCCGTACGTACCGGCACCTTCGGCGCAGCGGCCATGATCTATGCGGCCCGCTCGCTGGGTCTGGGTTCGACGCCGATGATCGGATTCGATGCCGAAGCGGTGCACCAGCAGTTTGGGCTGAGCAGCGACGAAGTGCCGATCATGTTGTTGTCCATTGGGCCGGAACGCCCAGGGAATTGGGCGCAGAAGCCGCGCCGACCGGTGGACGATGTTCTGGACTTTATTTGA
- a CDS encoding helix-turn-helix domain-containing protein — MPSLEKAPNDLRERKRQLMLDRIADTGLKLFAENGYEATTLDAIAAASGISRRTFFSYLKSKEDVLMAHESGKFPIALRPTFLKQSPKLSPMNAARKTFLSLASAYETKESIVADRILRSIETLRLRKEALLVQMEELLADAMYEKWPDPTRRPTLRLAAMIAIGALRIAKDNWRQDEAAHPLTYHIDKAFDLLDQV; from the coding sequence ATGCCCAGCCTGGAAAAGGCCCCCAACGACCTGCGTGAACGCAAACGACAGTTGATGCTCGATCGGATCGCCGACACCGGCCTGAAGCTTTTTGCCGAAAACGGTTATGAGGCAACGACGCTCGACGCGATCGCGGCGGCATCGGGTATCTCGCGGCGCACCTTCTTCTCCTATCTGAAGTCGAAGGAGGATGTGCTCATGGCGCACGAGAGCGGCAAGTTCCCGATCGCTTTGCGACCCACATTCCTGAAGCAGTCGCCCAAGCTGTCGCCTATGAATGCCGCGCGAAAAACGTTCCTGTCGCTTGCCTCGGCATACGAGACCAAGGAGTCCATCGTAGCGGACCGCATCCTGCGTTCCATCGAAACGCTTCGGCTGCGTAAAGAGGCACTGCTGGTGCAAATGGAAGAGTTGCTGGCAGATGCCATGTACGAGAAGTGGCCCGACCCGACTCGGCGTCCCACGCTGCGCCTTGCCGCGATGATCGCCATCGGCGCGCTAAGGATCGCCAAAGACAACTGGCGACAGGATGAAGCCGCACATCCATTGACTTACCACATCGACAAGGCTTTCGACCTTCTCGATCAAGTGTGA
- a CDS encoding GNAT family N-acetyltransferase, which translates to MRPIKIKAIDVCDFDIWLPLWKGYQRFYDVDIQESVTHQTWARFLDPMEPMHAALAMVNDRASGLVHSIYHRSTWTAGDDCYLQDLFVAEDARGDGIGRALIEHVYEDAKRRGAPRVYWQTHESNHNAMQLYDRMADRSPFIQYRKLLA; encoded by the coding sequence ATGAGACCCATCAAGATCAAAGCCATCGATGTCTGCGACTTTGATATTTGGCTTCCGCTTTGGAAAGGGTATCAGCGATTTTATGACGTCGACATCCAGGAGTCCGTGACTCACCAGACCTGGGCGCGGTTCCTGGACCCGATGGAACCGATGCATGCAGCGCTCGCCATGGTGAATGACCGAGCATCAGGACTTGTGCATTCGATCTACCATCGATCGACGTGGACCGCGGGTGACGACTGCTATCTTCAGGACCTGTTTGTGGCTGAGGATGCGCGGGGCGACGGCATTGGTCGCGCACTGATCGAACATGTCTATGAAGATGCCAAGCGTCGTGGAGCGCCCCGTGTGTACTGGCAGACGCACGAATCCAACCACAACGCCATGCAACTGTATGACCGCATGGCTGATCGCTCACCTTTTATCCAGTATCGAAAACTACTTGCCTGA
- a CDS encoding SDR family NAD(P)-dependent oxidoreductase gives MATSKVWFITGASQGFGRVWTEAALKRGDRVVATARNPRALDEVAGTYGDAVLVLPLDVTDRDAVFQSIGQAQRHFGRLDVVLSNAGYGYMGAIEELQPEQIKASFDTNVFGTLSVLQAALPILRAQGSGHILTVSSIGGIIGFPTGGTYTATKFAVEAMSEALAAEVAAFGIKVTIIEPGHFTTGFRAAVQSPPPIDAYNAIRQAIRSSFKPEDFGDPAATAAAIFKAVDADEPPLRLALGSTTIAKFKAVYQSRLSNWEKWEAVSNAAQGRQHA, from the coding sequence ATGGCAACATCGAAGGTCTGGTTCATTACGGGGGCATCGCAGGGTTTCGGTCGGGTCTGGACCGAGGCTGCGTTGAAACGCGGGGACAGGGTGGTCGCTACCGCGCGAAACCCGCGAGCGCTGGATGAAGTTGCAGGGACTTATGGGGATGCCGTCCTGGTGCTTCCGTTGGACGTGACTGACCGCGATGCGGTGTTCCAGAGCATCGGACAGGCACAACGGCACTTCGGCCGCCTCGATGTCGTCCTGAGCAACGCCGGCTATGGCTATATGGGCGCGATCGAAGAATTGCAGCCGGAGCAGATCAAGGCCAGCTTCGATACCAATGTCTTTGGCACACTTTCGGTGCTCCAGGCGGCGCTGCCGATCCTGCGGGCGCAGGGCAGCGGCCATATTCTGACCGTATCGAGCATTGGTGGCATCATCGGTTTTCCAACCGGCGGCACGTACACCGCTACCAAATTCGCGGTCGAGGCAATGTCCGAAGCGCTCGCTGCTGAAGTGGCCGCATTCGGCATCAAAGTCACCATCATCGAGCCGGGTCATTTCACCACCGGATTTCGCGCAGCGGTGCAATCGCCACCGCCCATCGATGCTTACAACGCGATACGTCAGGCGATTCGTTCGTCATTCAAGCCCGAAGACTTCGGCGATCCGGCGGCTACTGCCGCGGCGATCTTCAAAGCCGTGGATGCCGATGAGCCACCGCTTCGCCTGGCACTCGGCTCGACCACGATCGCGAAATTCAAGGCGGTCTACCAGTCGCGCCTGAGCAACTGGGAAAAATGGGAAGCCGTATCCAATGCGGCCCAGGGACGCCAGCACGCGTAA
- a CDS encoding NAD(P)H-binding protein, protein MKLLLLGATGLVGSHVLTLALSGSTFSEVVAPTRQPLEPNDKLVNPIASRLETLLPALMSHPPDAVICALGTTQAKAGSKQAFRYVDHDLPIAFGKAAYAEGVETYAMVTAMGASFGSRSFYYRTKGEVERDIQKIGFRSLTICRPSLIGGERKETRRLESAALALAGVLAPILPKKFRVNPAQVIAGSLLNAAIAAKTGCHWIHAEEMS, encoded by the coding sequence ATGAAGCTTCTGCTGCTGGGCGCTACAGGTCTCGTGGGGAGTCATGTACTGACTCTGGCATTGTCAGGCAGCACCTTTTCCGAGGTCGTGGCGCCGACTCGGCAGCCGCTTGAACCGAACGACAAACTGGTAAACCCCATCGCGTCACGGTTGGAGACGCTGTTGCCGGCATTGATGTCCCATCCGCCCGACGCCGTCATCTGTGCCTTGGGGACAACTCAGGCGAAAGCAGGGTCGAAGCAAGCGTTTCGATATGTCGACCACGATCTGCCCATTGCCTTCGGCAAGGCAGCATACGCGGAGGGCGTGGAAACATACGCCATGGTGACCGCCATGGGTGCGTCGTTCGGTTCAAGGAGCTTCTATTACCGGACCAAAGGAGAGGTGGAACGGGACATCCAGAAAATCGGCTTCCGGTCTCTGACAATCTGCAGGCCCAGCCTTATTGGCGGAGAACGCAAGGAGACACGACGCCTCGAGAGTGCTGCGCTCGCTTTGGCCGGAGTTTTGGCTCCGATTCTTCCAAAGAAGTTTCGCGTCAATCCGGCCCAGGTCATCGCGGGTTCGTTGCTCAATGCGGCCATCGCGGCAAAGACTGGGTGTCACTGGATCCATGCCGAAGAAATGAGCTGA